One window from the genome of Flavobacterium agricola encodes:
- a CDS encoding aspartate aminotransferase family protein produces MKNLFDVYPVYDIVPVKGEYAKIWDDKGNEYLDFYGGHGVISIGHAHPNYVKAVQNQVAKLGFYSNSIVNPIQEALAEKLAQASGYSEYNLFLCNSGAEANENALKLASFHNKKKKVIAFHKSFHGRTSAAVAATDGPSLVAPLNANHEVVFLALNDAVALEQELAKGDVCCVIIEGIQGVGGLDQGTTEFFQQLRTLTKQYDAVLILDEIQSGYGRSGKFFAHQYHNIEADIISMAKGMGNGFPIGGILIAPTFKASHGLLGTTFGGNHLACAAALSVLETIEAENLMQNVNEMNAYFTEKTKEFSEITAIKGRGLMLGIAFDFDIAALRKKLILEQNIFTGSASQKNLLRILPPLGITKTDIDFFFNGLKKALANLNN; encoded by the coding sequence ATGAAAAACTTATTTGACGTATATCCAGTATATGATATTGTTCCGGTAAAAGGCGAATATGCTAAAATTTGGGACGATAAAGGCAATGAATATTTAGACTTTTACGGCGGACACGGCGTTATTTCAATCGGACATGCGCATCCAAATTATGTAAAAGCAGTTCAAAACCAGGTAGCAAAATTAGGGTTTTACTCTAATTCTATTGTAAACCCAATTCAAGAAGCTTTAGCCGAAAAATTAGCACAAGCTTCAGGATATTCAGAGTACAATTTATTTTTATGTAATTCTGGAGCCGAAGCCAATGAAAACGCATTAAAACTAGCATCTTTTCATAATAAAAAGAAAAAAGTTATTGCCTTTCATAAATCGTTTCACGGACGTACATCAGCGGCTGTAGCAGCAACCGACGGGCCATCTTTAGTTGCGCCATTAAATGCCAATCACGAAGTTGTTTTTTTAGCTTTAAACGATGCTGTTGCGCTAGAACAAGAATTAGCTAAAGGCGATGTTTGTTGTGTAATTATTGAAGGCATTCAGGGCGTTGGTGGTTTAGATCAAGGTACAACCGAATTTTTTCAGCAATTACGAACTTTAACCAAACAATACGATGCTGTTTTAATTTTAGACGAAATTCAGTCGGGTTACGGACGTTCAGGAAAATTCTTTGCGCATCAATATCATAATATAGAAGCCGATATCATTTCAATGGCTAAAGGCATGGGCAACGGTTTCCCGATTGGCGGAATTTTAATTGCTCCAACTTTTAAAGCATCTCACGGTTTATTGGGCACAACTTTTGGTGGAAACCATTTAGCATGTGCAGCAGCGTTATCGGTTTTAGAAACTATTGAAGCCGAAAATTTAATGCAAAACGTAAACGAAATGAATGCGTATTTTACAGAAAAAACAAAAGAATTTTCTGAAATAACTGCCATTAAAGGCCGTGGTTTAATGTTAGGAATTGCTTTTGATTTTGATATTGCTGCCCTTCGCAAAAAATTAATTTTAGAGCAAAACATATTTACGGGTAGTGCATCGCAAAAAAATTTATTACGCATTTTACCTCCATTAGGAATTACAAAAACAGATATCGATTTCTTTTTTAACGGCTTAAAAAAGGCATTGGCAAACTTAAATAATTAA
- a CDS encoding N-acetylornithine carbamoyltransferase → MKNFTSVDQIENVNALVELAKSIKKNPFGNKQLGENKTIGLLFFNPSLRTRLSTQKAAQNLGMNAMVMNLNNEGWTLEFEEGAIMDGNKSEHIIEAAQVVSQYCDIIAIRSFPTLTDKEKDLAEHVINSFVKYATVPVVSLEGATEHPLQALADILTIEEQKQTARPKVVLTWAPHPKALPHAVPNSFAKMMLKADVDFVITHPKGYELNPEVTQGATIIYDQDEAFKDADFIYAKNWSSFTDYGAILSRDEKWMVTNKKMELTNNAKFMHCLPVRRNQVVADEVLDGPNSIVFEQANNRTYAAQAILTQILENAK, encoded by the coding sequence ATGAAAAACTTTACATCAGTAGATCAAATAGAAAACGTAAACGCGTTGGTTGAATTGGCAAAATCAATCAAAAAAAATCCTTTCGGCAACAAACAATTGGGCGAAAACAAAACCATTGGTTTGTTGTTTTTTAACCCAAGTTTACGCACGCGTTTATCTACCCAAAAAGCGGCTCAAAACCTAGGCATGAATGCTATGGTTATGAACCTAAATAATGAAGGTTGGACGTTAGAATTTGAAGAAGGTGCAATTATGGACGGCAACAAATCAGAACATATTATTGAGGCAGCACAAGTTGTTTCTCAATATTGCGATATTATTGCCATTCGCAGTTTTCCTACACTGACTGATAAAGAAAAAGATTTAGCTGAACATGTTATTAATAGCTTTGTTAAATATGCTACCGTGCCAGTGGTAAGCTTAGAAGGTGCAACCGAGCACCCGTTACAAGCGTTAGCCGATATTTTAACGATTGAAGAACAAAAGCAAACCGCACGCCCTAAAGTTGTTTTAACTTGGGCGCCGCATCCTAAAGCTTTACCACATGCTGTGCCTAATTCATTTGCAAAAATGATGCTAAAGGCTGATGTTGATTTTGTTATTACGCATCCAAAAGGATATGAGCTAAATCCAGAAGTTACACAAGGAGCAACAATTATTTACGATCAGGATGAAGCCTTTAAAGATGCTGATTTTATTTACGCCAAAAACTGGAGTAGTTTTACCGATTACGGTGCCATTTTATCGCGTGATGAAAAATGGATGGTAACCAATAAAAAAATGGAGTTAACAAATAATGCGAAATTTATGCATTGCTTACCCGTGCGTCGTAACCAAGTTGTTGCAGACGAGGTTTTAGACGGACCAAATTCTATTGTTTTTGAACAAGCAAACAACCGTACTTATGCGGCTCAAGCTATTTTAACTCAAATTCTAGAAAATGCAAAATAA
- the argB gene encoding acetylglutamate kinase → MQNKSQLTVVKIGGKVLNNPEALNQLLQDFSSITGPKVIVHGGGSDATEMAKILGIEATLVNGRRITDAAMLDIVVMTYAGLLNKNIVAKLSALGNSVIGLTGADGNSILATKRVHPEIDFGFVGDVQQVNAPFIHNLLQQNCIPVFCAITHNENGQLLNTNADTIASEIAIALTKYYQVKLFYCFEKLGVLEDVENEETVIQNLNAQLYADLKQKNAIHSGMIPKLDNCFYALKNEVNEIQIGLPKALNNSNVKRTCIRL, encoded by the coding sequence ATGCAAAATAAATCCCAACTTACCGTTGTAAAAATTGGCGGTAAGGTTTTAAATAATCCCGAAGCGCTAAACCAATTGTTGCAAGATTTTAGTTCTATTACAGGTCCTAAAGTTATTGTGCACGGTGGCGGATCTGATGCTACCGAAATGGCAAAAATATTGGGCATTGAGGCAACTTTAGTAAACGGCCGTCGCATTACAGATGCAGCTATGTTAGATATTGTTGTCATGACATATGCGGGTTTATTAAATAAAAATATAGTAGCAAAGCTTTCGGCTTTAGGTAATTCTGTTATTGGCTTAACCGGAGCCGATGGTAATAGCATTTTAGCTACCAAACGCGTACATCCCGAAATAGATTTTGGATTTGTTGGCGATGTACAGCAGGTAAATGCACCGTTTATTCATAACTTATTACAGCAAAATTGTATTCCGGTTTTTTGTGCCATTACACACAACGAAAACGGGCAATTATTAAACACCAATGCCGATACCATAGCCTCAGAAATTGCAATTGCACTGACAAAATATTATCAGGTTAAACTTTTTTATTGTTTTGAGAAACTTGGAGTACTAGAAGATGTTGAAAATGAGGAAACTGTGATACAAAATTTGAATGCACAATTGTATGCCGATTTAAAGCAAAAAAATGCTATACATTCTGGTATGATTCCTAAATTAGACAATTGTTTTTACGCCTTAAAAAACGAGGTAAACGAAATTCAAATTGGCTTACCTAAAGCGTTAAACAACTCGAATGTAAAACGAACGTGCATACGTTTATAA
- the msrB gene encoding peptide-methionine (R)-S-oxide reductase MsrB has translation MLNWNSIIHFVTSGNPAPSKRVEKTEKEWEQQLTPEQFYVTRKHGTERSHSNDLCRSFDPGIYACVCCDNLLFDATEKFESGTGWPSFTQPIQENSIKYIKDVSYGMVRVETQCNVCDAHLGHVFPDGPEPSGLRYCMNGEALVKIKSN, from the coding sequence ATGCTAAATTGGAATTCAATTATACATTTTGTTACTTCTGGTAATCCTGCGCCGAGCAAACGAGTAGAAAAAACAGAGAAAGAATGGGAACAACAACTTACTCCCGAACAATTTTATGTAACCCGTAAACACGGTACCGAACGTTCTCATAGTAACGATTTATGCCGTAGTTTTGATCCGGGAATTTATGCCTGTGTTTGTTGTGATAATTTGTTATTTGATGCGACAGAAAAGTTTGAATCAGGTACAGGCTGGCCAAGTTTTACCCAACCTATTCAAGAAAATAGCATCAAATACATTAAAGATGTTTCATATGGAATGGTTCGTGTAGAAACGCAATGTAATGTTTGCGATGCCCATTTAGGACACGTTTTTCCTGATGGACCCGAACCTAGCGGTTTGCGTTATTGCATGAACGGAGAAGCTTTAGTTAAAATTAAATCAAACTAG
- the msrA gene encoding peptide-methionine (S)-S-oxide reductase MsrA produces the protein METKQITLGGGCFWCTEAIFKETEGVLSVTSGFSGGFIKKPAYREVCTGRTGHAEVVQITYNPEVIGLQDLVAIHLVTHNPTTLNAQGGDKGTQYRSIIFYNTEQEKEIIINQLINLEEIFDAPIVTEVKPFVAFYPAEIEHQNYYAENTEARYCQLVIAPKLEKYRNLKLQLKGSE, from the coding sequence ATGGAAACAAAACAAATTACGCTAGGCGGTGGTTGCTTTTGGTGCACCGAAGCTATTTTTAAAGAAACCGAAGGTGTTTTATCTGTAACAAGCGGTTTTAGCGGAGGTTTTATTAAAAAACCAGCTTATCGTGAAGTTTGTACGGGTAGAACGGGCCATGCTGAGGTTGTTCAAATTACATACAATCCTGAAGTTATTGGTTTGCAAGATTTGGTTGCCATTCATTTAGTAACCCACAATCCTACTACATTAAACGCTCAAGGAGGAGATAAAGGCACGCAATATCGCAGTATTATTTTTTACAATACCGAACAAGAAAAAGAAATTATTATTAATCAGCTTATCAATTTAGAAGAAATATTTGATGCACCCATAGTAACCGAGGTAAAACCTTTTGTTGCTTTTTATCCTGCTGAAATTGAGCATCAAAACTATTATGCCGAAAATACAGAAGCTAGATATTGTCAATTAGTTATTGCACCTAAGTTAGAAAAATATCGAAATTTAAAACTTCAATTAAAAGGTTCAGAATAG
- a CDS encoding GNAT family N-acetyltransferase, with protein sequence MKQEYIDLDIVKNLITNRFELEVNGFTAFIDFKESGSVIKLIHTETAPELAGLGVAKALILKTLKYIEQNNFTLMPICPLVFAYIKKNSEWKRIVDANFVGIENL encoded by the coding sequence ATGAAGCAAGAATATATAGATTTAGATATTGTAAAAAATTTAATTACAAATAGATTTGAATTAGAAGTTAACGGATTTACTGCTTTTATTGATTTTAAAGAATCTGGTTCAGTAATTAAGCTAATTCATACAGAAACTGCTCCTGAATTAGCAGGGCTTGGTGTTGCAAAAGCTTTAATTTTAAAGACATTGAAATACATAGAACAAAATAATTTCACGTTAATGCCCATTTGTCCTTTAGTTTTTGCTTACATTAAAAAAAATTCAGAATGGAAAAGAATTGTTGATGCAAATTTTGTAGGCATTGAAAATTTATAA
- a CDS encoding GNAT family N-acetyltransferase, translating into MEIKHENNTKNGIFKAYIDDDFAGEMTYTWAGNTKFIIDSTHVAEGYNGRGVGKELLTALINYAQANNYKILPLCPFAKAQFDKHPEYNQLLF; encoded by the coding sequence ATGGAAATTAAACACGAAAACAACACAAAAAACGGTATATTTAAAGCTTATATTGATGATGATTTTGCAGGCGAAATGACATATACGTGGGCAGGAAACACCAAATTTATTATTGATAGCACACATGTTGCCGAAGGTTATAACGGACGCGGCGTTGGTAAAGAGTTACTAACTGCTTTAATTAATTATGCACAAGCTAATAATTATAAAATTTTGCCATTATGTCCCTTTGCAAAAGCACAGTTTGATAAGCATCCAGAATATAACCAATTGTTATTTTAA